In Armatimonadota bacterium, the following proteins share a genomic window:
- the nrdR gene encoding transcriptional repressor NrdR, with translation MLDSRPIRDGEAIKRRRECLACGRRFTTFEEIEELKLMVVKNDGRREPFDRNKVLRGMQVACEKRPISIDALEEIANDIEQVLINRGEREVKSSEIGELVMERLKQLDQVAYVRFASVYRQFEDATQFRELVNMLTRQRRQK, from the coding sequence GTGCTGGATTCGCGTCCGATACGCGATGGCGAGGCGATTAAGCGACGGCGAGAGTGCCTAGCGTGCGGTCGGCGTTTTACCACCTTCGAGGAGATTGAAGAGCTGAAACTGATGGTGGTCAAAAACGACGGACGGCGTGAGCCGTTTGACCGCAACAAGGTGCTGCGAGGGATGCAGGTCGCCTGCGAAAAGCGCCCTATCTCTATCGACGCCCTCGAGGAGATCGCCAACGACATCGAGCAGGTTCTCATCAACCGCGGAGAGCGCGAGGTGAAGTCCTCGGAAATCGGGGAACTGGTGATGGAACGGCTGAAGCAACTGGATCAGGTAGCGTATGTGCGCTTCGCCTCAGTGTATCGCCAATTCGAGGACGCCACGCAGTTCCGCGAGCTGGTGAACATGCTCACTCGCCAGCGGCGGCAAAAATAG
- a CDS encoding coproporphyrinogen III oxidase has translation MSLQRVSIYVHIPFCARRCAYCDFNTYAWRGGIVRDTLEAICAHIESTDADDVVVPTIFFGGGTPSFPDPELIIRILNTIRSRFHVLPDAEISIEANPGTVDRSRFAVLRQAGFNRLSMGVQAFDDHLLKVLGRIHSSNEAIRSYEAARAAGFENINIDLMFALPDQTMRQWRQTLRIAVSLQPEHLSCYALTIEPHTPYYMMHQQGQLNLPDEDTELRMYLYTIRALTRAGYEHYEISNFARPGYRCRHNMVYWRNEPYLGFGPGAVSYRHGVRWKCLSNPRRYVKAVREGHLLVEEEDRLGAEASLGETIMLMLRLRDGVDVKAVEKRYGVNLAQRYAHQLNRLQRLHLLEVTPDYWRITPKGLPIANSVCAEFLV, from the coding sequence ATGAGCCTTCAGCGCGTCTCCATATATGTGCATATACCCTTCTGCGCCAGACGGTGCGCCTACTGCGACTTCAACACCTATGCATGGCGCGGCGGTATCGTGCGCGACACACTGGAGGCGATATGTGCCCACATTGAATCCACTGATGCCGACGATGTTGTAGTGCCCACCATCTTCTTCGGCGGCGGCACGCCATCGTTCCCGGACCCCGAACTCATTATCCGTATCCTGAACACCATCCGCTCCCGATTCCACGTGCTGCCCGACGCCGAAATCAGTATCGAAGCAAACCCGGGCACGGTAGACCGCTCACGCTTCGCGGTGCTGCGTCAGGCTGGTTTCAATCGGCTCAGCATGGGCGTGCAGGCGTTTGACGACCACTTGCTGAAGGTATTGGGACGGATACACTCTTCCAACGAGGCGATACGCTCCTATGAAGCAGCGCGGGCGGCTGGATTTGAGAACATCAACATAGACCTGATGTTCGCCCTGCCCGACCAGACCATGCGTCAGTGGAGGCAAACCCTGCGCATAGCGGTAAGCCTGCAACCCGAACACCTCTCCTGCTATGCACTCACCATCGAACCGCATACCCCCTACTACATGATGCATCAGCAGGGGCAATTGAACCTGCCCGACGAGGACACCGAGCTGCGCATGTATCTGTACACTATTCGCGCTCTCACTCGTGCAGGCTACGAGCACTACGAAATCTCCAACTTCGCCCGACCGGGCTACCGCTGCCGGCACAACATGGTGTACTGGCGCAACGAGCCGTATCTGGGGTTCGGTCCGGGAGCGGTATCCTATCGGCACGGCGTGCGCTGGAAGTGCCTGAGCAACCCACGCCGCTATGTGAAGGCTGTACGTGAGGGGCACTTGCTGGTGGAGGAAGAGGATCGCCTGGGTGCCGAGGCTTCCCTGGGTGAAACTATCATGTTGATGCTTCGTCTGCGGGACGGTGTAGACGTGAAGGCGGTAGAGAAACGATACGGCGTGAACCTGGCACAACGCTATGCACACCAGCTGAACCGACTGCAACGCCTGCACCTGCTGGAGGTCACCCCAGACTACTGGCGCATCACTCCCAAAGGACTGCCGATAGCCAACTCAGTATGCGCGGAGTTTCTGGTATGA
- a CDS encoding GNAT family N-acetyltransferase, producing the protein MAGFWRRWMGRKQITLSLGEDAELRQLTMQDAPALFELTIRNRERLRRWMIWVDLVHSEDDTRGFIRESLHNFRAGRSLQMGIWWNGVLVGTIGLFRTAREEPEAEIGYWIDEAAEGQGLVTRATRRMAQYAFEHWRVPTVRIRVEPENMRSRAIPERLGFHLRGEIEENWADGSRHTLLVYVMYMSDFDS; encoded by the coding sequence ATGGCAGGTTTCTGGCGTCGGTGGATGGGGCGTAAGCAGATTACACTCTCTTTAGGTGAGGATGCGGAGCTTCGCCAGCTCACGATGCAGGATGCCCCGGCGTTGTTTGAACTCACCATCCGCAACCGCGAACGCTTGCGACGCTGGATGATCTGGGTGGACCTCGTGCACAGCGAGGACGATACACGCGGCTTTATCCGCGAATCGTTGCACAACTTTCGCGCAGGACGTAGTCTGCAAATGGGGATATGGTGGAACGGCGTGCTGGTAGGCACAATAGGGCTTTTTCGCACCGCCAGAGAGGAGCCGGAGGCGGAAATCGGCTACTGGATTGACGAAGCGGCGGAGGGGCAGGGGTTGGTGACCCGCGCCACACGGCGGATGGCTCAATATGCTTTTGAACACTGGCGGGTGCCGACAGTGCGCATCCGCGTGGAACCCGAAAACATGCGCAGCCGCGCTATCCCCGAACGGTTGGGATTCCACTTGCGCGGCGAGATTGAGGAAAACTGGGCAGACGGTAGTCGCCACACTCTGCTGGTTTATGTAATGTATATGTCAGATTTTGACAGTTAG
- the ykuV gene encoding thiol-disulfide oxidoreductase YkuV, giving the protein MPLRLDTPMPDLRGVTEWLNGEPDWQHLKSHPVLVHFWSVSCHICHENMPKVLQWRDAYASAGLKVIAIHTPRAEWETDVETVRQKAAELGITHPCGIDNLHKVAEAYENQWVPAYYLFDREGQLRGRTAGYAGLSMLENALKRLFETQ; this is encoded by the coding sequence ATGCCTCTACGCTTAGACACGCCGATGCCTGACCTGCGCGGCGTCACCGAATGGCTTAACGGTGAACCCGACTGGCAGCATCTGAAAAGCCACCCGGTGCTGGTTCACTTCTGGTCGGTGAGCTGCCACATCTGCCATGAGAATATGCCGAAGGTGCTTCAGTGGCGTGATGCTTACGCCTCCGCGGGGTTGAAGGTCATTGCTATCCATACGCCTCGCGCCGAATGGGAAACCGATGTGGAAACGGTTCGGCAGAAGGCGGCGGAGCTGGGCATCACCCACCCCTGCGGCATCGACAACCTGCACAAAGTAGCAGAGGCGTACGAGAACCAATGGGTTCCCGCCTACTACCTCTTTGACCGCGAGGGGCAGTTGCGAGGGCGAACCGCCGGATACGCGGGGTTGTCGATGCTGGAAAATGCGTTGAAACGCCTCTTCGAAACGCAGTAA
- a CDS encoding class II glutamine amidotransferase yields the protein MCRLFGVIANKAVDVEFSLLRADKPFKALGADNPDGWGIGWYDDGPRIYKEDISAVQSEQLPGRVKEVRSPVIIAHVRRGTGAPPAKENSHPFSHDNFIFAHNGSVDKQRLCCLLREELKQELKGQTDSEVFFFWLVQKIRDKNDIVAGVRSAVSKVLRYNHTGLNFLLSDGNVLYAFRYSKGNTCYYSLYYLVREPNERGPLSLKSKETWMLLESKSLNNERAVLVCSEKLTEENWLEIPPGNMLIADSNLSTRLEQICQLVDKDRQEQEKKHGKK from the coding sequence ATGTGCAGACTGTTTGGTGTAATTGCGAATAAAGCTGTTGATGTCGAGTTTTCATTGCTTAGAGCGGATAAACCGTTTAAAGCACTCGGTGCTGACAACCCTGATGGATGGGGAATTGGCTGGTATGATGACGGGCCGAGAATTTATAAAGAAGACATATCTGCCGTACAATCCGAACAGCTTCCAGGCAGGGTGAAGGAGGTTAGATCCCCTGTAATCATAGCTCACGTCAGACGTGGTACGGGGGCGCCTCCGGCGAAGGAGAATAGTCACCCGTTTTCACACGACAATTTTATATTTGCTCATAATGGCTCTGTTGATAAACAGCGTCTGTGTTGCCTCCTACGTGAAGAACTTAAACAGGAACTTAAAGGCCAAACTGATTCAGAGGTTTTTTTCTTTTGGCTTGTGCAGAAAATTAGAGATAAGAATGATATAGTTGCAGGTGTGCGCTCAGCAGTAAGTAAAGTTCTAAGATATAATCACACAGGTCTCAACTTTTTGCTGTCGGATGGTAATGTTTTGTACGCTTTCAGATATTCTAAAGGCAATACGTGTTACTATTCTCTGTATTATTTGGTGAGGGAGCCAAATGAGAGAGGACCTCTTAGCCTAAAGTCAAAAGAAACTTGGATGCTTCTCGAGTCGAAGTCGTTGAATAACGAAAGGGCTGTTTTGGTTTGCTCGGAGAAGCTGACAGAAGAAAACTGGCTTGAAATACCGCCGGGCAATATGCTTATCGCTGACAGTAACTTATCCACACGGTTGGAACAAATATGCCAACTGGTTGACAAGGATCGACAGGAGCAGGAGAAGAAGCATGGCAAGAAATAA
- a CDS encoding transcriptional repressor has translation MRNTRQRQVVLDIVRNTDTHPTADWVYEQARKIIPNISLGTVYRLLGRLQEEGLVVQLEAGSRKSRFDGQPGPHQHIVCERCGRIADVPDVIDTVATERIQHLTGYRVSAHRVEWYGICPQCQGT, from the coding sequence ATGCGTAACACAAGGCAACGACAGGTCGTGCTGGACATCGTACGCAACACTGACACCCACCCCACGGCAGACTGGGTGTACGAACAGGCGCGAAAGATTATTCCAAACATCAGCCTGGGGACGGTGTATCGTCTGTTAGGGCGTCTCCAGGAGGAGGGACTGGTGGTACAACTGGAAGCCGGTTCCCGCAAGAGCCGTTTCGACGGACAGCCGGGGCCTCATCAACACATCGTGTGCGAGCGTTGCGGACGAATAGCCGACGTACCCGACGTAATAGACACGGTGGCGACAGAGCGCATCCAACATCTCACCGGTTATCGTGTCAGCGCACACCGTGTAGAGTGGTATGGGATCTGTCCGCAGTGCCAGGGGACATAA
- the nrdJ gene encoding vitamin B12-dependent ribonucleotide reductase — translation MEPTKEHFELEIVEETSPPAEDVTTTVREKPAPGLRFERYFTRPGVHPFDEVRWELRTASITGERGEVIFEQKDVEVPEFWSQLATNVVASKYFRGQLGSPQRERSVRQLISRVADTIAAWGRKDGYFATEEDADTFHKELIHLLLMQKASFNSPVWFNVGVPGERPQASACFINSVQDSMESILDLVKTEGMLFKYGSGTGTNFSRLRSSREHLQGGGTASGPVSFMRGFDAFAGVIKSGGKTRRAAKMVILNADHPDILAFIRSKAEEEKKAWALIEAGYDGNFNVPGGAYDSVSYQNANHSVRVSDAFMEAAIKGLPWQTRYITTGEVADTYNARDLLREIAEATWICGDPGLQYDDTINKWHTCKNTDRIYASNPCSEFVFLDDTSCNLASLNLMAFRKPDGEFDIEAFRHAVRIMITAQEIIVDNAAYPTPKITQNSHDYRPLGLGYANLGALLMARGLPYDSDQGRAYAAAITAVMTGEAYTQSAVIARDCGGPFPGYARNREPMLDVIRMHRAHVDKIEAKETVPPDLLHAATECWDNALALGEQYGYRNAQVTVLAPTGTIAFMMDCDTTGVEPDIALVKYKTLVGGGMMKIVNRTVPEALQRLGYSQEQIEDIMAYIERTDTIEGAPHLKPEHLPVFDCAFKPANGQRSIHYMGHIKMMGAVQPFLSGAISKTVNMPNDATVEDIMEAYIAAWKLGVKAIAIYRDGSKRTQPLSTKKTSEQLEKQPVQEARPVRRKLPDERQSITHKFSVGGHEGYITVGLYPDGTPGEIFITMSKEGSVVSGLMDSFATAISLALQYGVPLETLVNKFAHMRFEPSGVTNNPQIRFAKSIMDYIFRWLALKFLPPEQQPAGEAASIENHTGLAEKASEPARTLREAEQLVFQLQADAPPCPECGSIMVRNGACYKCLNCGATSGCS, via the coding sequence ATGGAACCGACGAAGGAACACTTCGAACTGGAGATTGTCGAGGAAACTTCCCCGCCGGCAGAGGACGTGACGACTACCGTTCGGGAGAAGCCTGCACCCGGCTTGCGCTTCGAGCGGTATTTCACCCGCCCCGGCGTACACCCCTTCGACGAGGTACGCTGGGAACTGCGTACCGCCTCCATCACGGGCGAACGTGGTGAGGTGATTTTCGAACAGAAAGATGTGGAAGTGCCGGAGTTCTGGAGCCAGCTGGCTACCAACGTGGTGGCTTCCAAATATTTCCGCGGTCAACTCGGCAGTCCACAGCGGGAACGCAGCGTGCGACAACTGATCTCCCGTGTCGCCGATACCATCGCTGCGTGGGGACGCAAAGATGGCTACTTCGCTACCGAAGAGGACGCGGATACCTTTCACAAGGAACTCATCCACCTCTTGCTGATGCAAAAGGCTTCCTTCAACAGCCCTGTGTGGTTCAACGTAGGCGTGCCCGGCGAACGACCGCAAGCCAGCGCATGCTTCATCAACTCCGTACAGGACAGCATGGAGAGCATCCTGGACCTGGTGAAAACCGAGGGCATGCTGTTCAAGTACGGTTCAGGCACAGGCACCAACTTCTCGCGCTTGCGCTCCTCGCGCGAGCATTTGCAGGGCGGAGGCACCGCTTCCGGTCCCGTCTCGTTTATGCGTGGCTTCGACGCTTTTGCTGGCGTTATCAAGAGCGGTGGCAAGACGCGCCGCGCCGCCAAGATGGTCATCCTGAACGCTGACCATCCCGACATCCTGGCGTTCATCCGCAGTAAAGCAGAGGAGGAGAAGAAAGCGTGGGCGCTGATAGAAGCCGGATATGACGGCAACTTCAACGTGCCCGGCGGTGCATACGATAGCGTCTCCTACCAGAATGCCAACCACTCGGTGCGGGTGTCCGACGCCTTCATGGAAGCAGCCATCAAAGGATTGCCCTGGCAGACACGTTACATCACCACCGGCGAGGTCGCAGACACCTACAACGCCCGCGACCTGCTGCGCGAAATCGCCGAAGCCACATGGATTTGCGGTGATCCCGGCTTACAGTATGACGATACCATCAATAAGTGGCATACCTGTAAGAATACTGATAGAATATATGCAAGTAACCCTTGCTCCGAGTTCGTCTTTCTCGACGACACATCCTGTAACCTCGCGAGTCTGAATCTGATGGCGTTCCGCAAGCCTGATGGCGAGTTCGACATCGAAGCGTTCCGACACGCGGTGCGCATCATGATTACCGCACAGGAGATCATCGTGGACAACGCCGCATATCCCACGCCCAAAATCACCCAGAACAGCCATGACTACCGGCCACTTGGACTGGGCTATGCGAATCTGGGCGCGCTGCTGATGGCTCGCGGACTGCCCTACGATAGCGACCAGGGGCGCGCCTACGCCGCCGCAATTACCGCCGTCATGACCGGCGAAGCGTACACGCAGTCCGCCGTCATCGCACGCGACTGTGGCGGTCCCTTCCCGGGTTACGCCCGCAACCGCGAGCCGATGCTGGACGTGATTCGGATGCACCGCGCGCATGTGGACAAAATCGAGGCCAAAGAAACCGTGCCGCCCGACCTGCTGCACGCTGCCACCGAGTGCTGGGACAACGCCCTCGCGCTGGGCGAGCAGTACGGCTACCGCAACGCGCAGGTGACCGTGCTTGCCCCTACCGGAACCATTGCCTTCATGATGGACTGCGACACCACCGGCGTGGAACCTGACATCGCGCTGGTGAAGTACAAAACGCTGGTCGGCGGCGGCATGATGAAGATTGTGAATCGCACCGTGCCGGAAGCATTGCAGCGGCTGGGCTACTCGCAGGAACAGATTGAAGATATCATGGCGTACATCGAACGCACCGATACCATCGAAGGTGCGCCGCACCTCAAACCCGAACACCTGCCTGTGTTCGACTGCGCCTTCAAGCCCGCCAACGGTCAGCGCAGTATCCACTACATGGGGCATATCAAGATGATGGGCGCGGTGCAGCCGTTCCTTTCGGGCGCGATTTCCAAGACGGTGAACATGCCCAACGACGCCACCGTTGAAGACATCATGGAGGCATACATCGCGGCGTGGAAGCTGGGCGTGAAAGCCATCGCTATCTACCGCGACGGCTCCAAGCGCACACAGCCGCTCAGCACGAAGAAGACGAGCGAACAGCTGGAGAAGCAACCCGTGCAGGAGGCACGCCCGGTACGCCGCAAACTGCCCGATGAACGACAGAGCATCACCCACAAGTTCAGCGTGGGCGGACACGAGGGCTATATCACCGTCGGGCTTTACCCGGACGGCACACCCGGCGAGATATTTATCACGATGAGCAAAGAAGGCTCGGTGGTATCAGGACTGATGGACAGCTTCGCCACCGCCATCTCGCTGGCGCTGCAATACGGTGTGCCGCTGGAGACGCTGGTCAACAAGTTCGCGCACATGCGCTTCGAGCCGTCCGGCGTGACCAATAACCCGCAGATACGCTTTGCCAAGTCCATCATGGACTACATCTTCCGCTGGCTTGCGCTCAAGTTCCTCCCGCCGGAGCAGCAGCCTGCGGGCGAGGCGGCGTCTATCGAAAACCACACCGGTCTCGCCGAAAAGGCGTCTGAACCCGCCCGAACACTGCGCGAGGCAGAGCAGTTGGTCTTCCAGCTACAGGCAGACGCACCGCCCTGCCCGGAATGCGGCTCTATCATGGTGCGTAATGGCGCATGTTATAAGTGCCTGAACTGTGGCGCAACTTCGGGATGCTCTTAA
- a CDS encoding tRNA (guanine(10)-N(2))-dimethyltransferase, with amino-acid sequence MNEEHVELQEGQARFVVPQELFFNPRARLARDFGVLALRAEADLQERRLHVIDLMAGIGTRGIRYALEAPVERIVLNDGNPAAVEAIRHNLELNAIPPDVQVETVCEQVHRLCYAIRLRDERFDWVDLDAFGSPSVYWHAASLVPRWDGVLYLTATDMAALCGKLREPAIRHYGAVPRPWECADEIGARVLIGALQQSAGERGLYYEPLFVLDEGYAMRIAVRLRYGASEFPVQHIGWLAKCTSCFSQTTLPLHVTVGRCRVCDSEDVQWAGPLWTGTLYNAEFLHLMSVEARKAAHQAVLRLLRLMTDEADSPAGYYAAPELGKRARLAQLPPVDAIVQQLRQEGYVASRTHFETAGFKTDAPYPVIQRIAQHSN; translated from the coding sequence ATGAACGAAGAGCATGTAGAGTTGCAGGAAGGACAGGCTCGCTTTGTTGTACCTCAAGAGCTGTTCTTCAATCCCCGCGCCCGTCTCGCCCGTGATTTCGGCGTGCTGGCGCTGCGTGCGGAGGCAGACCTGCAGGAACGGCGGTTACACGTGATTGACCTCATGGCAGGCATCGGCACGCGCGGTATCCGCTATGCATTGGAGGCGCCGGTAGAGCGCATCGTGCTGAACGATGGCAATCCGGCGGCAGTAGAAGCGATACGCCACAATCTGGAGCTCAACGCCATTCCCCCTGATGTACAGGTAGAGACGGTTTGCGAGCAGGTACACCGCCTCTGTTATGCTATTCGCCTGCGTGATGAACGCTTCGACTGGGTGGACCTGGACGCTTTCGGCAGCCCCTCCGTCTACTGGCACGCCGCCTCGCTGGTTCCCCGCTGGGATGGCGTACTGTATCTCACCGCGACCGACATGGCGGCGCTGTGTGGCAAGCTGCGCGAGCCAGCCATACGTCACTACGGAGCTGTGCCCCGCCCATGGGAGTGTGCCGACGAAATCGGAGCAAGGGTGCTCATCGGCGCGTTACAGCAAAGCGCAGGCGAACGTGGACTATACTATGAGCCTCTCTTTGTGCTGGACGAAGGCTATGCGATGCGGATTGCCGTTCGGCTACGCTACGGCGCTTCCGAATTTCCCGTGCAACACATCGGCTGGCTGGCGAAGTGCACAAGCTGTTTTAGCCAGACCACCCTGCCCCTTCACGTGACGGTAGGCAGGTGCCGTGTGTGCGACAGCGAAGATGTGCAGTGGGCAGGGCCGCTGTGGACAGGAACGCTCTATAATGCAGAGTTCCTGCATCTGATGAGCGTGGAAGCGCGCAAAGCGGCACATCAAGCGGTACTCAGGCTGTTGAGGCTGATGACGGACGAAGCGGACTCCCCGGCGGGCTACTACGCGGCGCCGGAGCTGGGCAAGCGTGCCCGCCTCGCTCAACTGCCGCCTGTGGATGCGATAGTGCAGCAGCTGCGCCAGGAAGGGTATGTCGCCTCGCGTACCCATTTCGAAACCGCCGGGTTCAAAACAGACGCCCCCTATCCTGTAATCCAGCGCATTGCACAGCACTCCAACTGA
- the algU gene encoding RNA polymerase sigma-H factor: protein MRGETSSDEHQQSHCEEDTEQFFAQLLRRYRNPIVNLAYQLLGDRDEAEDVAQETFVQAFLHLNRFRGQSSLFTWLYRIAVNACRMRQRKHRPLPLSDVQHPEDAGFDERAWVLKQQVDEVLCRLPDPLREVLILREMHELSYEEIAQVLQIPVGTVRSRLFAARQRFAELWKQMEGEAPADPYP, encoded by the coding sequence GTGCGCGGCGAGACATCCAGCGACGAACACCAGCAGTCGCACTGCGAAGAAGACACCGAGCAGTTCTTCGCGCAGCTGCTGCGTCGCTACCGCAATCCCATAGTGAATCTCGCCTACCAATTGCTCGGCGACCGTGACGAAGCGGAGGACGTTGCTCAGGAAACCTTCGTGCAGGCGTTCCTGCATCTGAACAGATTTCGCGGACAATCCAGCCTGTTCACCTGGCTCTATCGGATTGCGGTCAATGCCTGTCGGATGCGCCAGCGAAAGCATCGTCCCCTGCCCCTGTCCGACGTGCAGCACCCTGAGGATGCGGGGTTTGATGAGCGGGCATGGGTGTTGAAGCAACAGGTGGATGAGGTGCTGTGCCGGTTGCCCGATCCGTTGCGCGAGGTGCTTATCCTGCGCGAGATGCACGAGCTGAGCTACGAGGAGATAGCACAGGTGCTGCAGATACCAGTGGGCACGGTGCGCTCGCGCCTGTTTGCTGCCCGCCAGCGGTTTGCCGAGCTGTGGAAGCAAATGGAGGGTGAGGCTCCGGCCGATCCGTATCCGTAA
- the sodB gene encoding superoxide dismutase [Fe], which produces MEVVKIVAKPLPEKVYNTESAGISRKTHDEHYKLYQGYVNKANEIREKLAALDKDPAKANQTYSDIRVLKVEYTFALGGVKNHELYFDILGGKGGAPTGPVAEAINKHFGSYEAWAQDLKATGIAARGWVWLALDHDDGSLFNYIGDAQNTFPIWNATPILALDTYEHAYYYDFQTARAKYIDAFLQVIDWDAVNARLEQALKMYNAGR; this is translated from the coding sequence ATGGAAGTGGTGAAAATCGTGGCGAAGCCGCTACCGGAGAAGGTGTATAACACCGAGAGTGCGGGCATTTCCCGCAAGACACATGATGAACACTACAAGCTGTATCAGGGTTACGTGAACAAGGCGAACGAGATTCGCGAGAAGCTGGCTGCGCTGGACAAGGACCCAGCAAAGGCGAATCAGACCTACTCGGACATCCGCGTGCTGAAGGTGGAGTATACCTTCGCCCTGGGCGGCGTAAAGAACCACGAACTGTATTTCGACATTCTGGGCGGTAAAGGGGGTGCGCCCACCGGTCCGGTCGCGGAGGCGATTAACAAGCACTTTGGCTCGTACGAGGCATGGGCGCAGGACCTGAAGGCGACCGGCATTGCCGCGCGCGGGTGGGTTTGGCTCGCGCTGGATCATGACGATGGCAGTCTGTTCAACTACATCGGCGACGCGCAGAACACCTTCCCGATATGGAACGCCACCCCCATTCTTGCGTTGGATACTTACGAGCACGCCTACTATTATGACTTCCAGACCGCTCGCGCCAAGTACATCGACGCCTTCTTACAGGTGATCGATTGGGATGCGGTGAACGCGAGGCTGGAACAGGCGTTGAAAATGTACAACGCTGGGCGATAA
- a CDS encoding endo-1,3-1,4-beta glucanase-related protein, with protein MWWRTIGVLLLAVAVAAVCLAQEKPVKPPRGSIVLFDGKDLSKWVSRDGKSPARWEITPDGAMQVKAGTGDIMTRDEFGSFQLHIEFNIPAMPQASGQGRGNSGVYLHGLYEIQVLDSYQNETYAKGGCAAIYGIKDPDKNVARPPGQWQTYDIIFIAPRFDDAGNVIANPRVTLRWNGVLVHDNVEIPHITAGGISDKMRKTGPILLQDHGNPVKYRNIWIRPLKD; from the coding sequence ATGTGGTGGAGAACGATCGGCGTGTTACTCCTCGCGGTAGCGGTGGCAGCAGTGTGCCTTGCTCAGGAGAAGCCTGTCAAACCGCCGCGCGGATCTATTGTGCTTTTTGACGGCAAAGACCTGTCCAAATGGGTATCACGAGACGGCAAATCGCCTGCGCGATGGGAGATTACGCCGGATGGCGCGATGCAGGTTAAGGCGGGTACCGGCGACATCATGACACGCGATGAGTTCGGCAGCTTCCAGCTGCACATCGAGTTCAATATCCCCGCCATGCCGCAAGCTAGCGGACAGGGACGAGGCAACAGCGGTGTGTACCTGCACGGACTGTATGAAATACAGGTACTCGATTCGTACCAGAACGAAACCTACGCGAAAGGCGGCTGCGCTGCTATCTATGGCATCAAAGACCCCGACAAAAACGTCGCTCGACCGCCGGGGCAGTGGCAAACCTACGACATCATCTTCATCGCGCCGAGGTTCGATGATGCAGGCAACGTGATTGCCAACCCGCGTGTGACTCTGCGATGGAACGGTGTGCTGGTTCACGATAATGTAGAGATACCGCACATCACCGCGGGCGGCATCAGCGACAAGATGCGCAAAACGGGACCCATCCTGCTGCAGGATCATGGTAACCCGGTCAAGTACCGCAACATCTGGATACGCCCTCTGAAAGACTAG
- a CDS encoding peroxiredoxin → MSENTTLYCSKAKVGKPAPDFTMFTTADMDKLQSKVSLSDYRGKWLVLFFYPLDFTFVCPTEILALSDRYEEFVELGADVLGVSVDSVYSHRAWINTPREKNGLAGLKFPLASDITKQVSRDYGVLVEEEGVALRGLFIIDPDGILQYAVIHNLNVGRSVDETLRVLEALQTGGLCPADWKPGQKTLTPGG, encoded by the coding sequence ATGTCCGAAAACACAACCCTGTACTGCAGTAAGGCAAAAGTGGGCAAGCCTGCCCCGGACTTCACCATGTTCACCACTGCCGATATGGATAAGCTCCAGTCCAAGGTTTCGCTGTCAGACTATCGCGGCAAGTGGCTGGTGTTGTTCTTCTACCCGCTGGATTTTACCTTCGTGTGTCCCACCGAGATTCTGGCTCTTTCCGACCGCTATGAGGAGTTCGTAGAGCTGGGTGCGGACGTACTGGGTGTCTCGGTGGACTCCGTGTACTCGCACAGGGCGTGGATTAACACCCCGCGCGAGAAGAATGGTCTGGCTGGGCTGAAGTTCCCGCTGGCGTCCGACATCACCAAGCAAGTTTCGCGCGACTATGGCGTGCTGGTGGAAGAAGAGGGCGTTGCCCTGCGCGGGTTGTTCATCATCGACCCCGATGGCATCCTGCAGTACGCAGTAATCCACAACCTGAACGTTGGGCGCAGCGTGGACGAGACCCTGCGTGTACTGGAAGCATTGCAAACCGGTGGCTTGTGCCCTGCCGACTGGAAGCCCGGTCAAAAGACGCTGACGCCGGGAGGGTAA